GCATACTGTATAAGATCAGTTGTTGCGTAacataattttccttttatattCATGATGTAGTATATTTGCAAAATAGTTGGAAATGTAAAAAATGGCAGATAAACTGTAATCTTTCTTCTTAAGCTAGTCTAAGGACCACAAGATTTCGTCTTATTATATTCGTataaagaagaagtaaaagatATGCCTTATGTGGCCATGATGATTTAAAGTTACGTTTGTGTATCTTATTAAAGTTACGTTTCTTAATCTTctaattttccttgtttttctgcactcttttttttttcaattataaGCTAATGTTCCACAGCAAGCAATAACACAATATTTGATAAAATGCAATTCACGCCAAATAATGCAGTTCACACCAAGACCAAATATGTACCACTATACATGTATCAAGTAATATTTTTATAATGTCGGATATTTACAAGTTTAGTTAGTCAGTAAtggtgaaaatgatatttgccACAATTAGTCAgaaatggtgaaaattttgcatatttttcaataATGATTTGAAAGCAGCAGGCAATTACACAACATTTAATAAGTTGTTATTCACTTCTAATGGTAAAATTCACTCCATACCAAACGCCTATCGCTACAGCAAATTGTACTTACAGTAATTGTATAGTAAGCCTATAGTGCATGATTGTATTCATAATGTACAATAATTATGTTAGTCAGATATGGTAAAATCTAGGCATATCTTGCAATCATCACTTATACACACAAGACAAAACACACAATACTCAATAAATTTCacttacagtcaaacctgcttTAGCGGCCATCTGCCGTATGTGGCtgttgaacccccccccccccccacacacacacacacacacagaaaagcCAGGTTAAGCTATGAAGGGACTGCATTCTTGATACAAGCTAgcctttttagcagtcccctccgtTCCCGactctttttctttgttatgattcagttACAGTTTACCCATGCATTTCTTTATATAGAAGTATGTTTTTCTCATTGCAAACAAAATGACGTAAATTCaaatctcatttgaatatgctaaagtcacattgtactttactttgtttatatgcaaatgtcatatattgtatactttcgttggaaatgaaataacatgaaatgaaataaatgaaatgtttaTGACCATGTGCATAGCGTACACTAATTTTGTCTCCCGCCGCCGACCCATAGGGAACTGCAACAGAGTAAATACTGTACCAGTATGTCAGAGTGCTATTTTACTCTGCAGCCATGCCGGTCTTTCACGGCTAACGATCAGTGACTGCAACCGCTGCATTCATTCCGCAGTAAAAAGTCTGCTTGATGTACGCATGCTCCTGGCAACAACGCGATAACTTTATTAATACAGACATTGTTCAATTCATGAAACACACATTGTGCACAcgttcacatacatgtatgtacaagtacTATAGGACGTATAACAACGAttatgcattgtacatgtaggtaatGCACACGAAATGTTGGATAACCTGTCTGTAATTGCCACTCTTTTCATCTCCTTTGAGTGGTCGCAATATACAGGTTTGTCTTAACTTTGTCAAGGTCACATTCCTGTACACTGTGGAatcttttattatgattatttaagTTGCGTCCCTAAATCTCCAAAGTTACTTTGTTTTCTGCAGCCTTGTAACTATAGGTtcagcccacgagctagacacccacgagtcattcGGCCCACGAGCTACAAATTTAATATATGGTCATGAGTCATACACCAATTGGTTAAACAGCCCATGGGTCAAAATGACCGTATGGCTCGTGGATGTCCAAGAGCtggacacccacgagtcatacgggcTACGAGCTATAAATTGAAAATAGGGTCATGAGTCATACACCAATTAGTTATGCACCCCACGAGTAAGACACCAAGCAAAGCAGGCCGACGAGTTAGATACTATATTTAAAACAGGTCCACGGGATCGACGCTTTAGACAACgaacaacaagaaacaaacaaacaaaacagaaagaaacacCAAGTAAAAAACTCGAACTGACGTATGTATAAAGTCCATGAAGTATGGAAAGTCCATAATGTACGCTCGAGCTCGTTGGTATTATTTTATTGCCCAGTGCCGAGCTCGTGTTCAGTATTTGCCTGATGTTTAGCTCGTGAACCGTGTAGCTCGTGGGCCTTGGTCTCATGTGGGAtgaatgactcgtgggtgtcgagccTGTGACGCTTatctattacatgtatgtccatCAAGATGTCAAAATTATATCTGATCGTTTGGAACGTCCCTTTAAGACGTAACGTACGCTTCACACTTGACAGAAATAATGGATCAGCCCGAATCCCAtcgcagcagcagcagcaacaacaacaacaacagcaacaacagcagcagcaacaacaataacaacaacaacaacaaaagaaatcgggggggggggggataataaGTAGGACATGCCAGTCTGGTAAGTATCAGTTAGCTGTGGTGGTTCAGCTGAAGCTAAAATGAACTGTTCTGAAAACTGAGGTCTTTTACAAAATGAACCTCATTTGGAGACTGGATATGCTTCCTCTTAATTTCAAAGGGAATGATATGTTTCGGAAGTTAGAAAACAATATATCGCAATTTTTGAATGGAGGTAAAACCCTTGTCCTTCTCTAGGGACCTCTGAGTGAAGTTTGagcacatcccccccccccccagcaaatCTTAGGATTGAAATAATCAAGTCGGTTTATTATCGTTATTTTTTCATCACGTGTGTCTGAGGGAaaattagcccgaccagacgccgcgCTACACTTGCGTAAAGTGACATGGATGTGTATTATAGTTTAAAGGGAAAATATTTActattattacctatacgaggtagttttgcgaggcaattacagttgttattttgcagggtcgggagttcagcgggcgatattagagcatattacgagcatccggggttttacagtgggctcccgttataacgaaatcctcgggaccggcagttattctttcgtcatatcggaattttgttataaccgaacaaataaacgatagaaatacatagagtggatgacattgcagctcaaatttttacttcgttataaccagaattttgttataaccgcgtGTTCGttctaacgggagtgcactgtaaaacagggggtgggaagagagattccactccttctcttcccacctcatgtaaacattccgatcgaccgcgaagagaaaacattcaaggacgtcgctgcgtgtcgattacacgcaccgcagaagaacgccgataaatcaactcatacaaggtcgaccacttccactagttccagcagcacgacgcgtcaaacatctaactgcacagtgaccatcagttattacaactctccaaattgaaacagaagcaaaaataaagtgtaaaagcgttcagatgtttgaagttcgcctgttacaactacatatgtatctttgaagttggagttgaatgatatacattgatgaacaatttttcaattattcgacatgttggtgatgatctacaggtagtcaaatgtggcttgatctatatcatagtgtatagctgtattcacatattttcttaatttacctaggggataggtaataattatgatattgactggccttgagggagataccagataaatattgcccgcactgaaagaatattgccctcgtcttcgactcgggcaatattctttcagtttgggcaatatttctggtatctccctcgaggccagtcaatattttttattacctatacgaggtagttttgcgaggcaattgcagttgttattttgcagggttaaaggtcagcagttgttattttgcagggtcaaAGGTCGGCAGTCAATATTCGTTCGTCTTTTGCTTCTGCCGGTTTTCGCCATTCACTTaacacagggaggtgggaagagaaagagtgggTATCTCTCTCCCCgacaccgcagaagaacgccgataaatcaactcatacaaggtcgaccacttccagcagcactacgcgtcaaacaatgactagtccatttgtgctcaatgattgcacagtgaccatcagttttacaactctccaaatttaaacagaagtaaaaataaagtgtaaaagcgttcagatgtttgaagttcgcctgttacaactacatatgtatctttgaagttggagttgaatgatatacattgatgaacaatctTTCAATTATTTGACATGtggatgatctacaggtagtcaaatgtggcttgatctatatcatagtgtatagccgtattcacatattttcctaatttacgtaggggataggtaataattatgattttgactcgggcaatattctttcagtttgggcaatattttctggtatctccctcgaggccagtcaatattatataattaagtcaatattatataagtaTACAAGGTATAAACCCTACTTTGCAGACATTATAACAAGCTTGTCAGCCTAATTCATCAGTTGAAATAAGTTAGTTTTAGAGCGAGGCTTTCGGAAGGCAGTTTGAATTTTTATAAGACAAAGCATAGTCATAGAAGAACATTGTTTCTTGGAGACATTAGTTCTACACTATTTTTGTTACATATTCCCCtgtattacctccgccaaggaggttatatttttgtcggtgttggtttgtttgtctgtttgcaaaataactccaaaagttgtgaacaaatctggatgaaacttacagggaAAGATGATGACACAGGGAACCTTTAGAATTttagaaggatttttttaaaaaaatcttttggcaaatagggtgtatgaacttgggagttcaggctgtgcTATGCTGTGCAGGTACAGTGGCAACACTGGAGAGGCTAccctgattattattattatcattattattattattattattgttatcatcatcattaagtCTTGATTCACACTTACGcgaattagcgggatacaaatttCGAGATTTGGACCGCGATTGTCATCCAGCTATTTTGTAGGTGTGAATGCGGCTATTaggaaattgggcgattttcagcatatgtgtacatggatggaaatgagctgctatAGCTTGGCGGAGATCTGCCCCCTCTGGTTTATGAGTGCTTATAGGATATTTTGGTTTTATTTAGAATCGTTTCATCGGAACAATACCCCAATGAGAAAGGCACTCTAGTCGAAAACCAGGTTTATTTCGATAACAAAGGATAAGGTCTTACTGGGAACAGGAAAGGTAAAAGatgtagaaaatgaaaaagaaaaagatagtgAGGGAGGGGCAAGCAGAGTAAGAGGAGTAATAGTTATAGCTGTAATAAATTGGTAAACCGTTGAAGAAGAAATAGTCATTGACATCATGACATTGTGAACTTATCAAGCTTATGGCTGGAATTCGCAGATGTATGGCTGCTTCAACGAGCACTCTGCGTCATGTATTAATGTTCTAGTTAATTCTGGATAAAGATTAAGGTCTGCGCAGTCTTCGGCGTCTGCTTTTTGTGGATTTGGTTCACCACTCTCGCACAAACTGTCGGAGCTGGAAAAGGTGCCCCCAACTGTCTCCCACGTGTAGACCCCTTCGGATGACCGGTCATTCAGGCCCGTCCAAAAAAAGATCATAGAAAATTCGGGATCGCTGATGAGAGCTACCTCCACGAGACTGGACATTTCACCTGTCGTTTCTACAGCAACCAGATATCCACCTAATTCATGGCATTTATCCCTGGCCACCACCCAGGTCTGGCTGTCCTGACGGTAGAGATAGCAGGAGACTGAAGACGACGACTCAATGCCAGGACAGACGAGTTCTAGAAacgaaaaataaaaggaaacactTGAAAAGGAATATCTAGAAATGGAGCATGCAGGTGAGAAAAACCacaatttcactttatttcataaAGTTACAGTCACTATTTTTAGTCATTGCTGCAGTGATATTTAAATTAAACTTAAGAGTATTTTCACAACAAAAGGAAAATCGATTGCGTCTCAACATTGGATGAAATGATTGTATGGTATAATAGTTTGAAATAGTAAGCTTAGATTAACAATTAAACTGCCTTTTCCCATTATAATTGAAAGGAGTAATGAGATGCGAAACAATAAAGGAATCACgaatggaaaaaagaaatcactcttAAGGACCTATCACGTCGCCTCGGCTATTGCATCTGATCAGTCGACGCATCTCgcgcgaccccccccccccaaaaaaaaaaagaacccggGGCAACGTCCAAGACGTTTCCAAACAAGAtgataattcattttcatagGGGCGCCACCGTAACATCTCTACATCGTCACCGGTAGATGAACACGAATCTCGGCCAGGTTGCGGAGACGTCTTGGAGACAAAACGAGTCTCCGAGACGTGGCCGCAACTaaggagacgtcgcggagacatCTCCGACACCATCTGGAGACTGGAAAagtctacaaaaaaaaaaaaaaatcgaacacgTTCGGCTCTATCGCGACTCCCAAACCAAGCTGCTCTCTATAAGAAGAGGTTTGAAGAGGCTTCTTCACGACCATTCTGCCACCAGCGAGACACGGGTCACCACCAGTTTGCCGCACAGTCTCCAAGCAAATGTGATACCCACTTTAAACTTACAGGCCTAGCTGGCCATCCTATTCAAAAATCATGACACCATGTAAGCTTATGTCTACCCCGTGTACCCAGCCTATGCACATGTGCGCACACACAACCGTATGCGTAGAAGCAGACCCCAATGCCCCGTTTTAACAGAGCCTTTCAAACCAGAGTTACCGTGAAAACGTCCCAgcaatcttcttttttttttctttttttttttcaccttgccTATTAAAATGGTCCACGCAAACAGTCGCTCGCACGCTGTCGCGGAAAGTTTTGCCAAGTTCTTCCTTAGCAAGCTAGGGTAATTACCCTGATACTACCTCGACATGACccctcacaccccccccccccccacacacacacacatatatatatatatatatatatatatatatatatatatatattcatcacTTTTCGTCAGTTGTTTATGAAGAAAAGCGTTCATACTTTACAGCTACTATGAACAAAGGTTGTGTATATGCAAAACATACATACCACCTTCACATCGGTTTCCGGCAAAGGTCATCGGGCACGTGCAGGTGAAGCTATCCAAAGTTCCCGAACAGGTCCCACCATTCAGACAGGGGTTGGGCACACAGTTTAGTTCTGTCGTGCAAAATAGCAAAACAAACTTATTCTGACTTCGGCTAAGACTACGTTCCGTCATCatgttgaatatttgaattatgcGTCTCAAAAGATTCCTAGATATCGCTATTCCATGAGATTATATTCAGGTTACTTTACTTTAGTACATAATGCCTTATGTGGGAAAGATATAGTTATGGCATTAAGTCCGGTCACCTACAGACTTGCCTGGTTACTCTTCTTTGAAGGAATGacagtaattttcattttcttagcCTCATTTTAACAACATGTTCATTTCaggaaagttgagattaaataTGAGCCCAAAATTGCTTACccgaaggcaaaaaaaaaaaaaaaaaaaaaatgtcatgattagATATTCTTTGTTTGGCATGTCAGTGGCCCTGAAAAGAGTCTATACCCTTTCCcgacgtttcggcaagcatgCTCTTGCCGTTTTCAAGAGAATGAGTAATTAAGAGGGGAAAATCCGGCTTATAGATACCCTCAGAAAGGATCAGAAAGGATTCGGGTTCCAGGAGGGAAAGTCTTTGATTGGCTGAACAGGTCACAGTAGGTAAGCAGGTCAAGGTAGAGTGgtatattgtatacatacacatattcatattacttgtatataatgtattcatgtttttatCCCTTTGTATGTGTTATAAAAAGACGTGTTCATCCGTTACAAGCATAACAACCAACATTGTGTACGCAAAACATACATACCAACTTCACATCGGTTTCCGACAAAAGACCTCGGGCACGTGCAGGTGAATCCATCCGGAGTTTCCGAACAGTGCCCTCCATTCAGACAGGGATTGGGAACACAGTCTATTTGTGTAGtgcaaaatataacaaaaaaaaaatagaaaatcaagcaaacaaaaaaacaacaacttattCTGACTGTGGCTAAGACTATTCTATCATCATGTAAAATGGGCCGCTTTGAGTATTATTATGCTAACGTTAAAGATACCTAAATATCGCCATGCTGCTAAACTGTTTAGTAAAGTAATTTACTCTAGTACTTCACTTCCTGTGCAAAAAGTATAGTTAATGGTAAGTCTGGTAACTCACATAATTACGATTCTTGGAAGGAACATCAGATAATTGTATCccctttattcatttttattttcatagtttCAATCtaacaatgattttatttcattcattttctaagAATGCTGAGGTCGGTCATGAGCCGAAAGTAGCCTTATAGCTGGAAGCACAAAACGTCCCGATATTAAAGTCTAGGTTCCCGATGCTAAACCTTGTTTGACCATATAGCCgatgtttttgctgttttctttttcctgctTCAAGGATGCTGAATCTGGTTCCGGATAATTCAACTCTGGCATCCTTAATAGTTTTGAAACATAACAGATGACATCCAAAATCTGAAATTCCAATAATGTATAATATCGTATACATACCGTCATGAAAGGTGACACGCTGGAAACAAATACGAATACTTTATTCATGGGCCCTGAATCTGAATGAGACAACTTCTGTAACCTTAatgattttgagatattcaagattacagcagaaacaaaaacaaaaaacaaacaaaccataaaGCCTATATTTTATAAttgatcaaaaaacaaaaatgatgtttttcTCTAATTTTAGGGTGCTGAATCGAAATCTGGTTATTGAAAATCTTGCATCCGTGAGAGATTACAGATATTTAGCACACTCGAAATAGCTTGAAACCAATTAAACATAAGGAGGCTCAGATTTATGGCCATATAGAACATCTCAGAGCCTTTAAGGAGGCAAGAGTTGCATCACCAAAATTCTGATTCAGCacaatcgaaatcgggtaaagcCGTCAAAGGGAAAAAACGGGGGAATAGAAAATATTGGGAGGACGTTAAAACAAAGTTACGCTTAAAACTTGACCCTTTGCATTCATTAACGTAATACtcccattccacagagatttatTCTCATCTGTGATCTGTGTGATATTTATGTGAAATGACGGAATGAGGAATGGGCTGAGTCGAATATCGGATGAGACACGGAAAACTTTTTGTCCGTTCACTTGGAATGCATGACGATTTGATCATATATATTAAGTTAAAGTAAAATTGCAGCGCATTCTCAACATTTTAACTACGCTCTTGCCATGTAATACAAGTGTATGTCAGttattttgccccccccccccttttaagTGGACAACAACATACTGCGGACACATGCTGACCACACAGAATGCCTCCATGTAAAAAAGGCGTGAACATGAGTCGAATAGAACTTGCTTAACTCTCGAGAACGTGGACTCATGCGAGATAAACTGTAACATTAATTCGAAATTGAATTAGTTAAAGAATGCCAGCATCATATCGACTTTTCCAGTTAATCCTTCCACCTCCGTTTGTATCAAACAACGTATTACTATGAAAATCTGCTTGCTATTGGAACGAGTCACTAATGGTTGGCATCATTCCCTAATTTGTAACTTTGTGTCAAAAAGTGTCATAGCGATTAATAATCAACATAAATGCAAAAAGTTACCGGGATGGGCACAGTACAGGTTTGTCTTTCCTCTCGTTGCTCCCGGAATCTCGACATCATATAGGGCATGGTCACGTGGGACGTATTTGGGTGTAGATTGGACATAACTGCCTGTCTTCTGCGAGAAAATCTTGCGACAGAGAGTTTTCGGGACACTGGAACAAGCAGCATTTCCAGCGGCGGCGGTCTCCACGTAGTAAGCTACATCACCAAAGAATAAACATGTTCATGTCAGCGGTATACGAATCTTTATgattatgaatgaatgaatgaatgaatgaataaattgattaattaatcaaCTTATTCAGTAATTTTATTACCAAATTTCAATGATACATATACTTTGATAAATCACAATGATACACATTTTCATACATCTTGGTAAAGGGTGCTAACAGAGAGCATAATAATCAAGGTTAGTCCCATAAGGTTGATTACAAGTATCAATATCagcaaattgaatgaaaatatacatCTTCCATATCTTTCAAGATAAAGCACTTATACAATACAATaagaataacagtaataaccataacaaaaaagaagaagaataacaaATATCAAGTGAGCTtaagataaacaaaatgaaaataatgacctTCATGAATTTTCCTGAAATTAAATTTCAAACCTCTGCGACCGGTGATACTTCTTAATTCATATAGGAGGTCCCGAAtatgaaattgattgtttccaTAGATTGGTGTTACTCACTGAAACAAATAAGATTTCACCTTGTTTCTTGTTTGATAAGGATGTTCTAG
The DNA window shown above is from Diadema setosum chromosome 22, eeDiaSeto1, whole genome shotgun sequence and carries:
- the LOC140245529 gene encoding lithostathine-1-beta-like yields the protein MVSEMSPRRLLSCGHVSETRFVSKTSPQPGRDSCSSTELVCPGIESSSSVSCYLYRQDSQTWVVARDKCHELGGYLVAVETTGEMSSLVEVALISDPEFSMIFFWTGLNDRSSEGVYTWETVGGTFSSSDSLCESGEPNPQKADAEDCADLNLYPELTRTLIHDAECSLKQPYICEFQP